From Triplophysa dalaica isolate WHDGS20190420 chromosome 24, ASM1584641v1, whole genome shotgun sequence:
AAAATGTAGTCAAAGACACAACAGCGTAATCCAGTTTTTCTCGTTTTAAAAGAGGTAGATTTTAGATTGCGTTTATTGTCTTACACCTTTCCCTTTTTCtgtcaatgcatttttttgaatcgttatgataaaaaatatgattgaaAACTACTTGAAACCGTTTGTGGTGGAATGTTAACATCAATCTGCGAacggtttttttttttctagtaGTCTTGCTTCTGTAATGTAATCTGAGGCTTTTGGTAGAGTCATATAAACTGTACATCAGGAAGTTATAGAACTTTTGATAATGTATTATACAGGTGGTTAAAGAGGATGAAAAATTAcctttttaaaatttaaatatttagtttttttacgtCAAATACTGAATACCTTCTTCACCCATGCAGGACTCCTACAGGAAGCAGGTGGTGATCGATGGAGAGACATGTCTACTGGACATCTTGGACACTGCAGGTCAGGAGGAGTACAGCGCTATGAGAGACCAGTACATGAGGACGGGAGAGGGCTTCCTCTGCGTCTTTGCCATCAATAATACAAAGTCCTTCGAGGACATTCATCACTACAGGTGCGGCTTTGCTCAAAACCAATTTGGGGTGGCAATTGCATAACATCCAGCTTCAGGTCTGTGAAACGCTCCATTCGCGTTATATTGTAGTCAAGTTATGCTGCGTTTGCTTTCACAGAGAGCAAATAAAGCGAGTCAAGGATTCCGAAGATGTCCCCATGGTCCTTGTGGGGAACAAGTGTGATCTTCCGTCCCGCTCTGTGGACACCAAGCAGGCTCAGGATTTAGCACGTAGCTACGGCATTCCATTTATAGAGACCTCAGCAAAGACGAGACAGGTATGGAAAATACCAGTTGATCGTGATGTGAAATACTTCATTATACGTCTGTTATGATACAggtcatttaaacattttgtttgaatgtatAAAAGTTGATATGAAGACACAATTAAATGAATAGTTTACAATTTGTGTAGTAAAGGACATTTCATGTCGTCTTTAATGCCGTACTAACATATTGTGGCAGCGGTTGAAgttaaatgtgcattaaatatggctgctgtccttctgaaaccttatatctccatatttcgtgatttttgtttttttgccacgaatcatcattattattagtcaacctttgtttgtcactgggttttgcaaatatcttaccaatacaaagtattaaaaagtgcttgttaaagggatagttcatccaaaaatgaaaaatctgccattatttactcgccctcaggttgtttcaaacctatacacatttctttgttccaatgaacacggagaaagatatttggaggactgctagcaattttcagttcttggacatcatccactaccatagtaggaaataaaatagtgtttttttgatgcattgaacacacaatgagatattttgaagaatttgagtaaatgattacaatattttcattttggggtgaaatatccctcTAACTTTTTTTAGAAACTAGTGTTTACCATTTCCAGAAAAACGgtaaatttggacatacaaggttttagaaggacagcgacaatatATTGAAGTAGAATAAAATCAGAATTTTAAGTAGCGTAAGACCCAGCTCAGTTTAATAGAAAGTCAGTAGTAGGTTTAGAGAAACTTTCAGGAACATGTTTGGgtcatatttcaccccaaaacaaaaattacatttaaaaaaaaattgaattataaaatgttggtaacataATATAGTTGTAattgttaatgcattagctaacgtGCCATAACAATGAACAACACTAGCACAGCATATATATCATCAAAAttaatgttaatttcagcatttgcaaatacttttttaaaactaaaagtgTTTTAACTTTAATGCACAATACtctaatataaataattgtattgacatttactaatgaagatgaataaatgctgaaaatcaATATTACTCATTGTTCGTTCAGGTTAGTAAATGCATTTCCTAAAGGTAACTAATAccaaagtgttaccaaaataagTTCTTTAGTGAActacaaacattaaaatttgGGATGGCGCATctgtatatacaataaaaaatattgtatttgtattggtATTAGACATTTTACCAAACCAAAAATCTTCATTCAATTTATGTAACATAATCAAATGTAAAGAATTTGGGGTGAAATGTATGAGTTGAATGTAATTTACATGctattttaaaattataatcTCAGCTGGATGTTTCATATTGTCACACTGGGTTTATGCATGAGCTCATTCTTGGTTTCTAATGGGCTTTATGAATAATCAATCAGGTGCACAACACAACTGATCTCACTCTGGTTCATGCCTGGTCTCTCTTGTTCATTCACCATAATGTGCTTCTGGGTTTGATTTCACCTTGCCATATATGAATCTGTTGTGAGCAGGGAATGCGGGGAATGCATCTTGAATTGATTTATCAAGGGTTTAAATCACAGTATATGTTGGAGGAGCTGAACTGCTCTCTGTCTGGACCTCTCAAGGCAGATGCTGTATTC
This genomic window contains:
- the kras gene encoding GTPase KRas isoform X1; this encodes MTEYKLVVVGAGGVGKSALTIQLIQNHFVDEYDPTIEDSYRKQVVIDGETCLLDILDTAGQEEYSAMRDQYMRTGEGFLCVFAINNTKSFEDIHHYREQIKRVKDSEDVPMVLVGNKCDLPSRSVDTKQAQDLARSYGIPFIETSAKTRQRVEDGFYTLVREIRQYRLRKYSKEEKTPRCIKLKKCALM
- the kras gene encoding GTPase KRas isoform X2, with the protein product MTEYKLVVVGAGGVGKSALTIQLIQNHFVDEYDPTIEDSYRKQVVIDGETCLLDILDTAGQEEYSAMRDQYMRTGEGFLCVFAINNTKSFEDIHHYREQIKRVKDSEDVPMVLVGNKCDLPSRSVDTKQAQDLARSYGIPFIETSAKTRQGVDDAFYTLVREIRKHKEKMSKEGKKKKKKSKTKCVLM